A genomic stretch from Asterias rubens chromosome 19, eAstRub1.3, whole genome shotgun sequence includes:
- the LOC117303236 gene encoding zinc finger protein 233-like, translated as MKYIENTALREWVKEELRVSIFQMAHKLSVQTGCEVLVKLQDSVDHSGCQYYATRTLNLQYMDKGLSKQPWEVMVSGVTGLPVSHLGVQSQNQNGSVIDEDAELSNDGTIEDSSSFPNHSSSLGETISRPRRVTRAVKHELIESEDASNSTENWTKLNNDSLPFPVAIESALVNQETRALDVLNQTNNMNDDQLQQHIYIYANTQGPVKEQGHDADRDDMEDPGDSPILNFVPSLNYKCTLCQKPFDTVAKLVKHAKSSHPGDETMRYHCVLCNREYKHARHLDQHTDLHNKASYRCATCCKGFYRSSTLREHELRDHQGRYRYYCPKCHKGFMRPSTMQAHLSRSHPLWFASKRVNPISISKSAAMQGISVLNIVPNTDGEGTSGQVSETISEGEIQGSLIQGDQNNDGTTNASNIQVVITNDAPKQTQKKMMKVVYQCKECGQMYDMANSLVRHIQDQHSKIKLRCNLCTYRTSRKSDLARHKRARHPVAIAPARAPQAIIQTAVLPQTVVVSQPSEPDKS; from the exons ATGAAGTATATTGAGAACACAGCTCTCCGTGAGTGGGTCAAGGAAGAACTTCGAGTCTCCATATTCCAAATG GCTCACAAGCTGTCTGTACAAACCGGTTGTGAAGTTCTTGTGAAGCTACAAGACAGTGTTGACCACTCTGGGTGTCAGTACTATGCCACAAGAACCCTCAACCTACAATACATGGACAAAGGATTATCCAAGCAGCCTTGGGAGGTGATGGTATCTGGAGTGACTGGTCTACCAGTATCTCATCTTGGTGTACAGAGTCAGAACCAGAATGGGAGTGTGATTGACGAAGATGCAGAGCTAAGCAATGATGGGACCATTGAGGATTCTTCTTCGTTCCCAAACCATTCCAGCTCCTTGGGAGAGACGATAAGCCGACCACGTCGAGTAACTCGTGCAGTCAAGCATGAGTTAATTGAGTCGGAAGATGCATCAAATTCAACAGAAAACTGGACAAAGTTGAACAATGACTCATTGCCATTTCCTGTGGCCATTGAGTCAGCACTTGTCAACCAGGAGACAAGGGCTCTTGATGTactcaatcaaacaaacaacatgaACGATGACCAGCTTCAGCAGCATATCTATATTTATGCAAACACTCAAGGGCCAGTCAAAGAGCAGGGCCATGATGCAGATCGAGACGATATGGAAGATCCAGGGGACTCGCCAATTCTTAATTTTGTACCCTCATTGAACTACAAGTGTACATTGTGCCAGAAACCGTTTGATACAGTAGCAAAGCTTGTAAAGCATGCAAAGTCAAGTCATCCTGGTGATGAGACCATGCGATATCACTGTGTCCTCTGTAATAGGGAGTACAAACATGCCCGTCATTTAGATCAACACACAGACTTACACAACAAAGCAAGCTATCGATGTGCCACATGCTGTAAAGGATTCTACCGTAGCTCCACGCTGAGAGAACACGAGTTACGCGACCACCAGGGGCGGTACAGATACTACTGCCCTAAATGCCACAAGGGCTTTATGCGTCCAAGCACAATGCAGGCTCATTTAAGCCGAAGTCATCCTTTGTGGTTTGCTAGTAAACGAGTCAACCCCATATCGATTTCTAAATCTGCTGCAATGCAAGGCATATCGGTTTTGAATATTGTGCCCAATACTGATGGGGAAGGAACGAGTGGTCAGGTCTCAGAGACGATTAGTGAAGGAGAAATACAAGGAAGCTTGATCCAAGGAGATCAAAAT AATGATGGAACAACTAACGCATCCAACATCCAAGTTGTCATCACCAATGATGCCCCCAAACAAACCcagaagaagatgatgaaagTCGTCTACCAGTGTAAAGAGTGTGGGCAGATGTACGACATGGCTAACTCATTGGTACGTCACATCCAAGATCAACACAGTAAAATTAAACTCCGCTGCAACCTATGCACTTATCGAACCAGCCGAAAGTCCGATTTGGCTCGCCACAAAAGGGCCAGACATCCAGTGGCGATTGCACCCGCTAGAGCACCCCAGGCAATTATTCAAACAGcagtgttaccacaaactgtGGTTGTGTCCCAGCCAAGCGAACCTGACAAGTCGTAA
- the LOC117303517 gene encoding suppressor of SWI4 1 homolog translates to MARKRKQGRGTKAARQNVVSAESVYGKAPHTFVFHRGVVGKSVFQLLLDTRRTMEPYTASNLRARKKNILKDFVSVASSLGVTHFMVFTKSDKSINMRIMRIPRGPTITFKVKEYSLVKDVQSAIKRPNMYAQQFRHHPLLVLNNFSKDEPHLKLAATVLQNMFPSINVHKVHLDKIRRCVLFNYDPETKLIEFRHYSIKLVPVGISRSVKKLMKTKVPDLSRYKDVSDFFLNTGQLSESEAEQDGPHNEVTVPQEMTTRGNIATQKSAIRLVEIGPRMKLQLVKIEEGLCEGEVMYHHFITKTLQEVAAARKLRIQKKKAKEARKMQQKANLDKKVKQKEDHKNKSLEGIKKKKKKDDFTKNVVEEGKQPEEDDDLEYYRQEVGEDPDPALFPKRNHPPRMDKRKSSGNSRALPEKKFKYGTKPGGRPGRPDNKFQSQNKGNRRGEDKSPRGMKRFGKDTPMRTGRKSGDFGKYSDKKGGPMDRKFRNKDRGGGRPSKTNNKKVLGGKIMKKSKVRGR, encoded by the exons ATGGCCAGAAAAAGAAAG CAGGGGAGAGGCACAAAGGCAGCCAGACAGAATGTGGTGTCTGCAGAAAGCGTGTATGGCAAAGCGCCTCACACATTTGTGTTTCACCGAGGCGTAGTTGGCAAGAGTGTCTTTCAACTTCTGCTGGATACGAGACGGACAATGGAGCCATACACAGCATCCAATTTACGA GCAAGGAAGAAAAACATATTGAAGGACTTTGTCAGTGTTGCTAGTTCTCTTGGTGTTACACATTTTATGGTGTTTACAAAATCAGATAAAAGCATAAACATG AGAATCATGAGAATACCAAGGGGTCCTACTATCACATTCAAAGTCAAAGAG TACTCTCTAGTCAAAGATGTCCAGTCAGCCATAAAGAGACCGAACATGTATGCACAACAGTTTAGACACCATCCTCTCCTAGTACTCAACAACTTCAGTAAAGACGAACCCCATCTAAAGCTAGCTGCAACAGTCCTTCAGAACATGTTCCCCTCTATCAATGTACACAAG GTACATCTGGATAAAATCCGTCGTTGTGTGCTGTTCAACTACGACCCAGAAACAAAGCTCATTGAGTTCAGACACTA ctcCATTAAGCTTGTTCCAGTTGGAATAAGCCGCAGCGTCAAAAAGCTTATGAAGACCAAGGTACCAGATCTCAGTAGATACAAAGACGTCAGTGACTTCTTCCTGAA TACTGGTCAGTTGTCTGAAAGTGAGGCTGAGCAAGATGGCCCTCACAATGAAGTGACCGTTCCACAGGAAATGACCACCAGAGGCAATATAGCTACCCAGAAGAGTGCCATTCGACTTGTAGAG ATTGGTCCGAGAATGAAGCTGCAACTTGTTAAGATCGAAGAGGGTCTCTGTGAAGGAGAGGTCATGTATCATCACTTCA TCACAAAGACATTGCAGGAGGTTGCTGCAGCACGGAAGCTCCGGATACAGAAAAA GAAAGCTAAGGAGGCTCGTAAGATGCAACAGAAAGCCAACTTGGACAAAAAGGTCAAACAAAAAGAGGATCACAA GAACAAGTCTCTAGAAGGaatcaagaagaaaaagaagaaagatgatttcacaaaaaatg TTGTGGAAGAAGGGAAGCAGCCAGAAGAGGATGATGACTTGGAGTATTATCGGCAAGAAGTAGGAGAGGACCCAGATCCAG CACTTTTTCCAAAACGAAATCACCCACCAAGAATGGATAAACGGAAATCATCTGGCAACAGCAGAGCTCTTCCTGAAAAGAAATTCAAGTACGGCACTAAGCCAGGGGGACGACCAGGACGCCCAGACAACAAATTCCAGAGCCAAAACAAGGGCAACAGGAGAGGAGAGGATAAATCCCCTCGAGGAATGAAACGCTTTGGGAAAGATACGCCTATGAGAACTGGAAGAAAATCAGGGGACTTTGGAAAATATTCTGATAAAAAGGGTGGTCCAATGGACAGAAAATTCAGGAATAAAGACCGAGGTGGAGGAAGGCCTTCTAAGACAAACAATAAGAAGGTTCTTGGTGGAAAGATCATGAAAAAGTCAAAAGTCAGAGGCCGTTAA